A single window of Deltaproteobacteria bacterium DNA harbors:
- a CDS encoding glycosyltransferase — protein MGGQRVKVLFVLSNLNEGGAQKVSVTLLRFLDRTIFEPHLVVIGESGVFEKDIPKDVPITFLRLKRVRQAHFPLLKEIYRIRPATVFATLGYVNLGVLMLRPFLPKGTRVVVREGAIVSSILNSSSVAPLWRTFYRRFYPRADQVICQSNFMRQDLKEAIGVTTANMTHIYNPVDVAAIDALSNEGENPFISHGQGPHVVTVGRLAKIKNYDNLVLRFRDLVSEKPDAHLWLLGTGPEQSALEELARAQGIASQVHFMGHQSNPYLWLKYADLFVLCSKSEGLPNALLEAVACRCPVISTVHPGGTGEIFANIGQSKRFVEALNWEPWWFERPETETRARLVSVHDLNRVVLQYQEVLR, from the coding sequence ATGGGCGGGCAGCGGGTCAAAGTTCTATTTGTGCTCTCAAATCTCAATGAGGGCGGCGCTCAAAAAGTGTCGGTGACATTGTTGCGTTTTCTCGACCGCACAATCTTCGAGCCACATCTGGTTGTTATCGGCGAATCAGGCGTTTTCGAAAAAGATATTCCAAAAGATGTCCCCATCACCTTCCTGCGACTCAAGAGAGTACGGCAAGCTCATTTTCCCTTACTCAAGGAGATTTATCGTATTCGGCCCGCAACTGTCTTTGCGACGTTGGGTTATGTAAATCTTGGAGTTCTGATGCTGCGGCCATTTTTGCCCAAAGGTACCCGGGTTGTGGTTCGGGAGGGTGCGATTGTCAGCTCTATTTTGAATTCAAGTTCGGTAGCTCCACTTTGGCGAACGTTTTATCGAAGATTCTACCCACGGGCCGATCAGGTGATTTGTCAATCGAATTTCATGCGGCAGGACTTGAAAGAAGCCATTGGTGTGACGACCGCGAATATGACGCATATTTATAACCCGGTGGATGTTGCGGCTATCGATGCATTGTCCAATGAGGGCGAAAATCCTTTTATCAGTCATGGTCAAGGACCCCATGTCGTCACGGTAGGACGACTGGCTAAGATCAAAAACTACGATAACCTGGTACTTCGTTTTCGAGATCTTGTGTCTGAGAAGCCTGATGCACATTTGTGGTTATTGGGGACTGGCCCTGAACAGTCGGCGCTGGAAGAACTTGCAAGAGCTCAGGGGATTGCTTCTCAGGTGCACTTTATGGGGCACCAATCCAATCCGTATTTGTGGCTTAAATATGCTGATTTATTCGTCCTTTGCTCAAAGTCCGAAGGTTTACCAAATGCGTTATTGGAAGCTGTGGCCTGCCGGTGCCCGGTGATATCTACGGTTCATCCAGGCGGTACCGGCGAGATCTTTGCGAATATTGGTCAGTCAAAACGATTTGTGGAGGCTCTTAATTGGGAACCGTGGTGGTTTGAGAGGCCGGAAACTGAGACCAGAGCACGGCTCGTGTCGGTGCATGACCTCAATAGAGTGGTCTTGCAGTACCAGGAAGTTTTACGGTAG
- a CDS encoding O-antigen ligase family protein → MKALLVGGIICAAATIYQYFVLIPSGTVEGLRAGSFSGGSVNHTAELLTICLPLCFFFFRQQLLRFWRVTAALSAILIINGITTTFSRSALLGLGAYFAVELYGFLKRSQALAGVGLVVITVTMFGLAAANVEQKTLDRRTERTTAMLNFDEAETYEGSAGSLEERLLHWEAAWLMFLDHPVLGIGAGGFGNEFGEDYQFRVDNKRLYSNKRSAHSTVLSILAEQGIVGLFVWIWFMAAWYFGFRRAFGRVEDLTISDRSYFLLIRGWWVLCVLFGVVNRTHYHKVFWVIAGLSFAWVLLMKDDHATSQKHKKSMGLAVVPANSTNY, encoded by the coding sequence ATGAAGGCACTGTTGGTGGGCGGAATCATTTGTGCAGCAGCCACTATTTATCAATATTTTGTATTGATTCCGTCAGGAACAGTTGAGGGATTACGAGCAGGTAGTTTTTCTGGTGGTAGCGTAAACCATACAGCTGAGCTGCTAACGATATGTTTACCGCTCTGCTTCTTTTTCTTTCGCCAGCAATTACTGCGCTTCTGGCGAGTTACGGCGGCCCTTTCAGCTATATTGATTATCAATGGTATTACCACGACTTTTTCGCGCTCGGCATTGCTTGGGTTAGGTGCTTATTTCGCTGTTGAACTTTATGGCTTTTTGAAGCGTAGCCAAGCTTTGGCAGGCGTTGGGCTTGTGGTGATAACCGTCACAATGTTTGGTCTTGCTGCGGCGAACGTTGAACAAAAAACTCTAGACCGACGAACCGAGCGTACCACGGCAATGCTGAATTTTGACGAAGCTGAAACGTATGAAGGCTCAGCAGGTTCCTTAGAAGAACGACTTCTCCACTGGGAAGCAGCATGGTTGATGTTTTTGGATCACCCTGTTTTGGGTATTGGAGCAGGTGGTTTCGGAAATGAGTTTGGTGAAGATTATCAGTTTCGAGTAGATAACAAGCGATTATACAGTAACAAACGAAGTGCCCACAGTACGGTACTTTCGATACTGGCCGAGCAAGGTATCGTAGGTTTGTTTGTGTGGATCTGGTTTATGGCCGCTTGGTATTTTGGCTTTCGCCGCGCGTTTGGCAGGGTGGAAGACTTAACAATATCTGACCGTTCATATTTCTTGTTGATTCGAGGTTGGTGGGTACTTTGTGTCTTGTTCGGTGTCGTAAATCGGACGCATTATCATAAAGTCTTTTGGGTGATTGCGGGGTTAAGTTTTGCTTGGGTACTACTTATGAAAGATGACCACGCTACCTCGCAAAAACACAAGAAGAGTATGGGTCTGGCAGTGGTTCCTGCGAACAGCACGAACTACTGA
- a CDS encoding class I SAM-dependent methyltransferase — protein sequence MGKEETVKIQMRTLESLGYSVPVGARILDFGCGAGGLVKAYRDQGMDAYGCDLSFKKGPHAESLHKEGILRVIDSETRRLPFEDNFFDYILSEQVFEHVDDYPAALAEICRILKPTGLSMHVFPSRYRPIEAHIKVPFASIIQKEGWIRFWGKRGYRPSGSEEIPLDKFARDSTEYLNTRTNYLKKSQIKKIARQFFENVDFCEAAYMCHTPRGGLLRKANRIAPFLPYFYSTFRTRVLLLAGATSLK from the coding sequence ATGGGAAAAGAAGAAACCGTTAAAATACAAATGCGAACGCTAGAATCTCTGGGGTATTCTGTACCTGTTGGCGCCCGTATTCTAGATTTTGGTTGTGGTGCAGGTGGCTTGGTTAAGGCCTACCGTGACCAGGGTATGGACGCTTATGGTTGTGATTTAAGTTTTAAAAAAGGTCCTCATGCAGAGTCGCTTCATAAAGAGGGAATTCTTCGGGTCATCGATAGTGAAACAAGACGCCTACCGTTTGAAGATAATTTCTTTGATTATATTTTGAGCGAGCAGGTTTTCGAACACGTTGATGATTATCCAGCAGCCCTGGCAGAAATCTGCCGGATTTTAAAACCCACTGGTTTGAGTATGCATGTTTTTCCTTCAAGGTACCGGCCCATTGAAGCGCATATCAAGGTTCCGTTTGCGAGTATTATCCAAAAAGAGGGTTGGATTCGCTTTTGGGGCAAACGCGGTTATCGTCCGAGTGGAAGCGAAGAGATTCCACTCGACAAGTTTGCTCGCGACAGCACAGAATATCTGAATACTCGAACGAATTACTTAAAGAAATCTCAGATTAAGAAAATTGCGAGACAATTTTTTGAGAATGTAGATTTTTGTGAAGCAGCATATATGTGTCATACACCACGGGGCGGCTTACTGCGAAAAGCCAACCGGATTGCTCCATTCTTGCCTTATTTTTATTCGACCTTTCGTACGCGTGTTTTACTTTTGGCAGGAGCAACATCTCTCAAATAG
- a CDS encoding glycosyltransferase family 4 protein translates to GTDVLIEMMEELGKTRDDIYFLLAGPHVKGTEDTPTELSTRIEKAGQSENFRLLGQVQDIASVFKVSDFFVLPSRAEGFGIVLVESLASGCITIVSNLEGIFDSIITHEQDGFIIKNYDGKEYAKTILKLIDLPDKLDQVRKAGFDRVNKKYSKENLISGFKTLLGKPKRS, encoded by the coding sequence AAGGAACAGACGTTTTAATCGAGATGATGGAAGAACTCGGTAAAACAAGAGACGATATCTATTTCCTATTGGCCGGGCCGCACGTAAAAGGAACAGAAGATACCCCCACAGAGCTTTCGACGCGAATTGAAAAAGCCGGGCAATCCGAGAATTTTCGACTCTTGGGTCAGGTCCAGGATATCGCATCCGTTTTCAAAGTATCCGATTTCTTTGTACTTCCAAGCCGAGCCGAAGGTTTCGGAATTGTGCTCGTAGAGTCATTAGCATCTGGCTGTATTACGATTGTCTCGAACCTTGAAGGTATTTTCGACTCGATTATTACCCATGAGCAAGATGGCTTCATCATCAAAAACTACGACGGTAAAGAGTACGCAAAAACCATTCTTAAGCTCATTGACCTGCCAGATAAGCTAGACCAGGTAAGAAAAGCCGGGTTCGACCGTGTTAACAAGAAGTACTCAAAAGAAAACCTGATTTCGGGCTTTAAAACTCTCTTAGGCAAGCCCAAGAGAAGCTAA